From Acidobacteriota bacterium, a single genomic window includes:
- the ccsA gene encoding cytochrome c biogenesis protein CcsA — translation MLHASGWFFLGAGVLYAVAMVLSVWVLLSARREMVPWLPRLAIPGLVLHFGGLVARTLEEGGVPDLTLKEILFLVAFAAISVYLLAHFKFRIEFLGIIILPVVVALMAITTLIPDEPSRVTEGWKVSLRAVHVVPAVLGVAFLFLTFGTSIVYLIQEKGLKNHRPGRFFGALPSLERCDRLSYMSLGWGFAFLTLVVFTGALTNRYTHGDFSWVARERWALLAWVLFAVVIYDRVFAGRWRGRLSAYLSIIGLIAIILRMIGIGA, via the coding sequence ATGCTCCACGCCAGCGGCTGGTTCTTCCTGGGCGCCGGCGTTCTCTACGCCGTCGCGATGGTCCTCTCGGTCTGGGTCCTCCTGTCGGCCCGCCGCGAGATGGTCCCGTGGCTCCCGCGCCTCGCGATCCCCGGGCTCGTCCTCCACTTCGGCGGGCTCGTCGCGCGGACGCTCGAGGAGGGGGGGGTTCCCGATCTCACGCTGAAGGAGATCCTCTTCCTCGTCGCCTTCGCCGCGATCTCCGTCTACCTCCTCGCGCACTTCAAGTTCCGCATCGAGTTCCTCGGCATCATCATCCTGCCGGTCGTCGTCGCGCTGATGGCGATCACGACGCTGATCCCCGACGAGCCGTCGCGCGTGACCGAGGGGTGGAAGGTGTCGCTGCGCGCGGTGCACGTCGTGCCGGCGGTTCTCGGCGTCGCTTTCCTCTTCCTCACGTTCGGCACGAGCATCGTCTACCTCATCCAGGAGAAGGGGCTCAAGAACCACAGGCCGGGGCGGTTCTTCGGGGCGCTCCCGAGCCTCGAGCGGTGCGATCGGCTCAGCTACATGTCGCTCGGATGGGGCTTCGCCTTCCTGACCCTCGTCGTCTTCACGGGCGCGCTCACGAACCGCTACACCCATGGGGATTTCTCGTGGGTCGCGCGCGAGCGGTGGGCTCTCCTCGCGTGGGTTCTCTTCGCCGTCGTCATCTACGACCGCGTCTTCGCCGGCAGGTGGCGCGGCAGGCTCTCGGCCTACCTGTCCATCATCGGCTTAATCGCGATCATCCTCCGGATGATCGGGATCGGCGCGTGA